Below is a window of Myroides profundi DNA.
GTGCCTCGACCGATATTAATTCGGTTGAGTTACGTTGTTCGACCTATGATGGCATGGTACCTAAAAGGAGATGTGTATACAGATCCTATTGATGGTAAAAGTTTCAAGACTTTCTTGCCTTATGGATATGCGAAGCAACGCAATAATGTCCTTTCTCCTAGTACACTTTCACTAGAGAGACACCGCCTATTATGGCTTTATCTTCAGCGTGAGACCGACTTCTTTAGTACTCCTAAAAAAGTATTGCACTTCGCACCTGAGCAGGCGTTCTATAAACGCTTTAAAAAACAACCTAATTTAGATTATACAACTACCGATCTAGAATCTCCTTTGGCAGATGTGAAGGCGGATATTTGTAACTTACCTTTTGAGGATAATAGTTTTGATATGATTTTGTGTAATCATGTCTTAGAGCATATTCCAGATGATACGAAAGCTATGCAGGAACTGTATCGCATTCTTAGACCTGGAGGTATGGGAATCTTCCAAATCCCACAAGATATGTCTAGAGAAAC
It encodes the following:
- a CDS encoding class I SAM-dependent methyltransferase, with the translated sequence MKKLFKTILNIVPRPILIRLSYVVRPMMAWYLKGDVYTDPIDGKSFKTFLPYGYAKQRNNVLSPSTLSLERHRLLWLYLQRETDFFSTPKKVLHFAPEQAFYKRFKKQPNLDYTTTDLESPLADVKADICNLPFEDNSFDMILCNHVLEHIPDDTKAMQELYRILRPGGMGIFQIPQDMSRETTFQDDTITDPKERTLIFGQYDHVRVYGRDYFDKLRAIGFTVVEEDFIHKLTPEEVTKYCLAEGEIIPVCFK